Genomic window (Nymphaea colorata isolate Beijing-Zhang1983 chromosome 1, ASM883128v2, whole genome shotgun sequence):
TTTGTCTGCTGCACGTTAAGGAGCAATGCTTGAGATGTGTTTCAGATTGTGACATGTTCATGAACCAGTGTCAAGAATTAGCGTATAAAAACGTGCCATTTGGATTTTTTGCCATCTTTCTTAACAAGGAACTTGTGCTTGTTTTAGACATTCGCCTTCAGCCCTTCACAAAATTCTTTTCCGTGTTTTATTGTATCTCCTTTGAGAATTTTACATATGTAGAGTACAGATGCTTAAAATCAGGATCACTTACAATTCACATCATTACTATGGATCTCAAGTTATAAACTTATTCATTTATGACAGGATAATTGGGTATCAAAAGTAATGGAGTCAAACTTCACATAGTAAATAGTTTACAATGCCCCAATAACAAGCTAAATCTTTGTTCCTTGTGTCAACCGaagttctctcttttcctctttgacCATACATAGAAGAAGTAACATCCGTCCTTAAGATgatctcttctttttttgtgatCTCTATCATACACTGGAgttcttcttcctcaccttgTTTACAATGTTTTTACATTAATTTTGAATATACCTAGCTATCATATTATTATTCTCTTTGGTCCTTATATGGATGTTTTCTtgccagaaaaaagaaaaagattattaTCATATGAAGGTTGCAAAATGTCCCTTTATTTCCTCATTTTCTGCAGttaaatcttatttttccaaataaatgtttTTGAACGTTTTTCTTGCTGTATTCCTTTATTAGACATTTTACTTTGATACAATTTGACCTATTGGAGTGATTGTTCGATAACATTATTTTTCACCTTTATGTTCTCGTTGCAGTTCTGTTTCCACTTGGCGCCGGATGAGCCAAAACACCCTCAATACCCCTTAACTCGTTTAAATTCTTCTTTGCTTGTGAAGCTAGACACCTTTTTTGTCACTTGAAACTTAAAATTTGGCAACACTAGCCTCCATAGACATGAGGGaagtatctattttttttatctgagGTGAAACTTCTCTCCCTGCATACTTGCTTCCTGACACCTGTTTGGAGGACTTTGAATGTCTTATTTGGGAAAGTTGCtaaaatttattgctttcttaAAGCAAACAGAAAGGAACGAATGATTTATGGTGGTTCTGTTTTATACTAAGCTACGGCAATGGTATACGTGTGTACCATACAAGCCTCCTGGTTTCTCTTTTCGAGTACTTTACTGAAGCAAGTCACAGTTGAGCTCTGTAAGATGTTGACTTCATTTAGCTTGCACAcacttttgctttttcaactttttactGGGTCATGTTCATCAAGTCAGTTTATTTGTGCTTGTGCACTGTGTGGCGTAACCAACTTGTGGCAGGTTCTTGCATGAGAAATGCCTTATGACCATAATTTGATAGTTGCACGTTTCTCTTTGTAACTTGTATGTGACATGAGTTTTCAGGATCACGGTATCAAACACTTGGAGATTCCAACAAGAGATTATCTTTTTGCTCCTTCGTATGCTAACATCTGTCGAGCAGTAGATTTCATTCATAGTAAGTGAACCTTGACACCATTACTTTATGCATCCCCTAAAGGAAGGTCTTTTACTCGTTCTTGATGCACAGGCCTGGAATGAGCCCATCCCCATTTTTATTGGAATTTGGGCCTCTGGTTATGTTGTAAGCCCTTCGCTGGTGTTGTTGGACTAAGGCCCATTGCTGCTGGTAGAAGGGCCCTGGTCCCCTTGGGTGCATATACTTGAATTTATATCTCTTCTATTTCCTCAATAATTTGCCCTTTCTAGTATTCTGTAAGGCAAGTCAATAGGCTTCAGAAGTGGAGAGTTGTATTCTGTCCAATTCACCATTTAGAACTGTTTCATTGTTTCTTAAGAGGAAAAATTAAAGTTTGCCTTGAAAGTGGTATCTTGAAAGAATCTTCTCCGCTAGATCACATGGGTACTCCTTTTCAGGTTGACCTATATCTGTAGGTAGGGGCAGATTTGGAAACCAGTGCTAATAGTACATCAGCTATTTGTGGTTCAGATCTGGGTTGGGTCCATGTCTGACCATTCTTTTGAAGGCATTTGGAACCCTgacttgttttttgttattgatTATCAACATAGTTTTCATCTTGACTGCATTGCCTTGTGCATATAAAACTATTTTGCCTGAATTTTGTGGATCACTGCAATGGGAATATGTGTTTTGTTCTGCATACCCACTTTTTCTGAAATTGCTACGTGGTACCCTTCTATGCCTTCCCCAGTGTGACTCAGCTTGTGTTTCTTGTAGTTTCTCCTCAGAGAGAGATTCTGTAGGGTATATGGTTGTACTTGTAGTTTGTCATTGGAGACGTCATGTAGACCAGATAAcctacttttcttttctgatttgcAGATTATGCCTCATGTGGTATGACCACCTATGTTCACTGTAAAGCTGGGCGAGGAAGGAGTACAACAGTTGTTCTCTGCTACTTGGTATGTATCATTTCAAAGCATGAATACCACATGCTTCATTCAAGCCACCATTGACCTGTCGAAACAGTAACAGAAAACCAAGTTGTCATTTGCAACAGATGGCATATAAGAATATGACACCTGATACTGCGCTTGCATTTGTTCGATCAAGTAGACCACGAGTTCTATTAGCCCGATCTCAATGGCAGGTATAATGTTCACCCTCAAATACAATGATTAATTAGCATGGCAGTGGAGCAGGCAACCTCTGGTTATTTgtccatatttttttatgtttgtccAAGCAATACAACATGCTGAAAGAGAAGATCTTTTACTAATGTAATGTTTATTCTTCACATTGGATGTTGGAATCAGGCTGTTCAAGAATTTGGGATGCGCAGATCCAGACCACTTTTAGTGATGCCAACTCAATTATCTTATggtaatgatgatgatgaaaattCCCTCGTCCTTGTAACATTGGAAGATATTGAAGGGTACAGTCCTAGCAGTAGCAGTTCAAAATCTTGGGAAGCACTAAGAACAGCTTGCAAGGTTCAGGTAGCAGCTGCAAGAGGTGTCATGCGGATGGTTCGAGCATCTGCAGAGTTAGCAAGattttcttgtattctttttgcAGAGACCAAGTTGTTGACAGGAAAGCTTAGAATGAATTGTGCACCCGTGGAAGCCTCCAAATGCCTTCTACCCTCTAGTGGTCAGTTGCCAGAGACAGGTTTGGAGATTGTTGTGTGCTAGTGTGCAGCTTGTGTGTGCTTTACCATGGCATTAATGTAGAAGAGAGATCTCTCTCTTCAAACTTCATCATCGTTGAAAGCTTACTGTGTATAGAAAATGTGTACATTAAACAAGTTTGTATATATTACTATTTGTCTGTAAGAACAAGTCTGTAGATATCCCGTGACATCTGTAGACTAGTTTGGAGCTTGACAAAGATTTTCATCATAGCATATACGTGGcccttttcttctcatttgCCAACCGTTGGAGATGCAATTCCATAGTTTCTTCCAAAGCTTCTGTTGAAACAAGAAAGCTGAGCACGTGCAAATTATAAGATGAACTTGATTCTAACGAATTGTTCACTTCAATTTTCTCAGTCaggaaatggagaaaaagaaatactTCTCTCAAAATTTTTCACTGGTAAATAGCGCAAGAATCTCCCGCTATTTGAATATTTAAGCATCACAGCAGGAATGAAGCAGCAACAGCTCGTATATGAACTGCTGGGTAGTTCACAGCTGAGATAAAACGTTACAAGGTCATGTAATTGTATGATAAATTTGGGAAACCTCAACGCGTCAATCGGGAGCATACATCATGAAAGCTGGCCTTCTAACTCGCAGCTTTCGTCATTATAGAAAAAGCTCAGCAAACTGTGTCTGATCACCTGCACCACCCACTTCCCACCTCCAGTGGACCTACTCAAGGCAGCCCACTTGGTTCTTCACCAATTCATCAATCCCAAACGAGTGGATCAACAAGTCCTTCGTTCACAGGCAAACACCAGCCCTCCACTGACTCGCTCAAGCGTCCCCCAGCTTGGCCTTCGTTCCGAAGCTCTGCAGGAACCGTTTCAGCTGCGCCTGGAGCCCGGCGTCCTTGAGCGCGTACAAAGTCGACCTGTACAGCCTCGCGTCGAGCCCAACCCCATGGTCCTTGACGTCGCCCAAGAACCTGATCAGCTGGTCCACCCTGGTGCTCTTGGACAGCACCCCAACCATGACAGCGGCCAGCGTCCGGTCTAGTCGGCCCCCGCTGCCCTTGAACTCGCTGTACACTCGGACGCAGGCCTCGTAGTCCTTGACCCGAGCGTAGGCTCCGATCAGGCTCGTGTAGCTCGCCCGGTCGGGCCGGACCTTCCGCGCCCGCATCTCGTTCCACAGCCGCTCCGCCTGCCGCACGTTCCCGTCGCGCCCGTACACGTCGAGCAGGGCGTTGTAGACCCACACGTTCGGCCGGCACCCCTTCGCCTTCATGACGCCGAGCATCCGCAGCGCGTCGCCCGACCGGCCTTCCCGACCGTACAGTCGGATGACGATCGCGTAGGCGAAGACGCACCTCCCGTACCCAGAGGCCTGCATCTCCACAAGCAGGGACTCGGCGCGGGCGGTGAGCCCCAGCCGCGCGCACGCGCCCACGGCCATGGAGTACGTCACCTGTCCCGGCCGGAGACCCAGGGACGTCAGCTGGTCGAAAGCCTCCAGGGCCGCCCGGGGGCCGCGCCTCCTCGCGTGCCCGCCGACCACTACCGATAGGACACAGTCGGTGAGCATAACGCCGGAATTCTTTGCTGCCGCGACGATTTCCATTGCTTTTTCGGGCGAGTCCGAGTCCACGCGTAACGAGACGAGGCGGAGGAAGACGGTCTGGTCTTTCGGCGGGTGACGCTTGGCCAGAGACTCGCTCAGGAGGGCCTCGGCCTCTTTTGGCCTCCCCTCGGCGACGAGCGAGGGGATCAGGCAGGCGTAAAAGCGGTGGTCCGGCTCGACTCCTGATGACTCCATCTCCCTGACGAGCTCGACGCCTTGCGTTGCTCGGCCGGATTGGACGAGCGTTCGGCAGAACGCGAGGTAAATCGACTTCGCCTCGCTGCTCGAGCCGAGTCCCCGGGACCTGATCTCTTCGAAGACTCGCGCGGCCTTGTCCGTCTCATCGCTCTTCTCAAGAGCCTCCAAAACCAACCGGTAACAGAGAAAATCCGGCTCGATCCCGAAGGAAACCATCCGATCGTAAAGTGATACAGTAGAGCCGTACATGTGCAGCTCGTTGTAGCCCTTCATCGCCGACGCGAACTCCCGGGCGGCGGTGCGTCGGTTCTTTGCCAGCGAGTCCAGGAGCGCATCGGCGACTCGGAACTTTCGAGATGATATGCACAGCCGAACCGCTTTTGAACCAGTGGAGGATCCGGGAAATGCGAGACAGATGCCGATATCGGGAGCGATCTCCGAGATGTTGCGCCATTGCTCCGATTTGGTCAAGAACGAGATAAGGAAATTCGTCGACAGGAAGTCCAAGAAAAAGTTGGGATCCTTCTTCGCCTCTCTGTAGAAATCTAAGACGGACTCTTCATTCGGTTCTTGTCGAAGGAAGTCTTGGAGACGCTGACCGAAGTTCTGCCGCGCTCCGCTGCCGCCGGCCTCAGCATGGAGGTGGCGGACTTCAGCAGCTGGAATGGCGTTGGCGGAATCGTCAAGGATGGGAACCGATGGCGAGCCGCAGGCAGAGACGACGTTGGACAGGTGGAAAGCGCCGTCCTTCCGGCTGAGTCTCTGTCGACTTAGTGTGACGAACGTGGCGGTGGTCAGTGAGCTTATTCCGAGCCGGAAAGGTGGGTGGTAGAGGTGGTGGAAGGGGTGCTCCACGTACGCGACTGCCATTTTTCCTCCTCCCTGTGAGAGCAGTGAGAACTGGGGGTGGGGAGAGTGAGAGTCTATCTTCTGCCACGTCGCAATCGTTGAGAGGGAGACAGGGATGCCACGTTGTCCAGAAACTGGATGGCGGATAAGCCTCCTTCCTCCGAACCATCTCAATTTAcaaaaatatcgtgatatttagAAAAATATCGGAGCAAAAGAGGCGTTTTATCAAGTGGTTTCGAACCGCTACAGTCTAAGCATAGACGACCCGTCTTACGAAATTGCGATACCCGCGCTGCTGCTTTCAAGGCAGCCAATGCCCAAAGTTACACGGCCTCTTCCCTGCTGCTGTTTTCTtccctcttcattttcttccttatGTGCATATGAGAGAGAGGGTACACGAAATTCCAAATCTCTGGCATTCAAGATCATCTCCAAATAGGGGAagcaaaaatcagatttttgtaAAAAAGTTTGTTCGAAGGCTTCTTCACCCTTTCCTGGATGGCTTTCAGAGGGCGTGGGCGCGGGCGAGGCTGGTGGCCTGGCAGTGCCATCGGTGGTGGCCGAGCACTCGGTGATGAGGACTTCGCTTTGTTTCctgtgagctctctctctctctcctccatcCCCAaagaaatgtgtgtgtgtgtgtctgtgtctgTGCTgactcttccttctccttttctcttcgGGGGATGAGAGCAGAAGATTGAGGGATTACCACCAATCAGGGATTTAACAGACGAAGAGAAGTTCCTTATCGACAGGAAGAGGCACTTTGCGTCGTGGTGTAAGAATTCCCCATACTTCATCAAAGATAGATCTCTCTCTCATGG
Coding sequences:
- the LOC116246320 gene encoding pentatricopeptide repeat-containing protein At5g13770, chloroplastic; protein product: MAVAYVEHPFHHLYHPPFRLGISSLTTATFVTLSRQRLSRKDGAFHLSNVVSACGSPSVPILDDSANAIPAAEVRHLHAEAGGSGARQNFGQRLQDFLRQEPNEESVLDFYREAKKDPNFFLDFLSTNFLISFLTKSEQWRNISEIAPDIGICLAFPGSSTGSKAVRLCISSRKFRVADALLDSLAKNRRTAAREFASAMKGYNELHMYGSTVSLYDRMVSFGIEPDFLCYRLVLEALEKSDETDKAARVFEEIRSRGLGSSSEAKSIYLAFCRTLVQSGRATQGVELVREMESSGVEPDHRFYACLIPSLVAEGRPKEAEALLSESLAKRHPPKDQTVFLRLVSLRVDSDSPEKAMEIVAAAKNSGVMLTDCVLSVVVGGHARRRGPRAALEAFDQLTSLGLRPGQVTYSMAVGACARLGLTARAESLLVEMQASGYGRCVFAYAIVIRLYGREGRSGDALRMLGVMKAKGCRPNVWVYNALLDVYGRDGNVRQAERLWNEMRARKVRPDRASYTSLIGAYARVKDYEACVRVYSEFKGSGGRLDRTLAAVMVGVLSKSTRVDQLIRFLGDVKDHGVGLDARLYRSTLYALKDAGLQAQLKRFLQSFGTKAKLGDA
- the LOC116246323 gene encoding phosphatidylglycerophosphate phosphatase PTPMT2-like isoform X1 is translated as MEEGNYATDGMGFQGRTGGALVGLGARALFYPTLFYNVVRNKIQAEFRWWDEVDEFLLLGAVPFPKDVPRLKELGVGGVITLNEPYETLVPTSLYKDHGIKHLEIPTRDYLFAPSYANICRAVDFIHNYASCGMTTYVHCKAGRGRSTTVVLCYLMAYKNMTPDTALAFVRSSRPRVLLARSQWQAVQEFGMRRSRPLLVMPTQLSYGNDDDENSLVLVTLEDIEGYSPSSSSSKSWEALRTACKVQVAAARGVMRMVRASAELARFSCILFAETKLLTGKLRMNCAPVEASKCLLPSSGQLPETGLEIVVC
- the LOC116246323 gene encoding phosphatidylglycerophosphate phosphatase PTPMT2-like isoform X2, whose amino-acid sequence is MEEGNYATDGMGFQGRTGGALVGLGARALFYPTLFYNVVRNKIQAEFRWWDEVDEFLLLGAVPFPKDVPRLKELGVGGVITLNEPYETLVPTSLYKDHGIKHLEIPTRDYLFAPSYANICRAVDFIHNYASCGMTTYVHCKAGRGRSTTVVLCYLAVQEFGMRRSRPLLVMPTQLSYGNDDDENSLVLVTLEDIEGYSPSSSSSKSWEALRTACKVQVAAARGVMRMVRASAELARFSCILFAETKLLTGKLRMNCAPVEASKCLLPSSGQLPETGLEIVVC